One window from the genome of Mucilaginibacter ginsenosidivorans encodes:
- a CDS encoding glycoside hydrolase family 97 protein: MKLITTFLLSLSLVYNVQSQDNKSLKTSLEKVSLEFSLNNEGRPLYSVYYADKIVIKPSALGFTLADNSAFDKNFEITGSETSSFDDTWKPVWGEVSSIRNHYNQLTIHLKQKGSNKLMNIIFRVFADGIGFRYEFPRQTGLKYFIVSNELTSFNMAGDHKTFWIPGDYDSNEYLYTTSKLSEIDNKPVVDAATSIAVRVAPDRYAVQTPLMMKSADGLYINIHEAALIDFPAMQLHVDRSNYSLTANLVPDAVGNKAYVHAPFKTPWRTIIVSDKAADILSSKLILNLNEPSKIENTSWIKPMKFVGVWWEMQTGKSTWNYANDADTLDAYGRLIPNGRHSANTTNVKKYIDFAAANGIAGVLVEGWNTGWEDWFGNWKEHVFSFVTPYPDFDVKELSRYAASKGVNIIMHNETSGSATDYERQMDTAYRFMNKFGYTSVKTGYVGKIIPRGEHHDGQWMIEHYLRVAQKAADHHIMLDAHEPVRPTGLQRTYPNWLASEASRGNEYNAFAEGNTPEHETIMPFTRFIGGPMDYTPGIFKIKGYSNVPGRQVHTTLAKQLALYVVLYSPLQMAADLPENYAQHMDAFQFIKDVAVDWDDTKILEAEPGDYITTARKAKDTPDWYIGALIDENSRSSTISLNFLDKGTKYVATVYADADNADWKDNPEAYKITKYLVDSNTKVKLTLAKGGGAAISIKPVTTTDKGLKKYK, encoded by the coding sequence ATGAAACTGATTACTACTTTTTTGTTATCGCTGAGCTTAGTGTATAATGTACAATCACAGGATAACAAATCACTGAAGACGAGTCTGGAAAAGGTAAGCCTCGAATTTTCCCTGAACAACGAGGGAAGGCCCCTTTATTCAGTTTACTATGCCGACAAGATCGTTATTAAACCATCCGCATTGGGCTTTACATTAGCCGATAATAGCGCCTTTGATAAAAACTTTGAAATAACCGGTTCAGAAACGTCATCATTTGACGATACATGGAAACCTGTTTGGGGCGAGGTTAGCAGCATCCGTAACCATTACAACCAGCTTACTATTCACCTGAAACAAAAGGGCTCGAATAAACTAATGAATATCATCTTTCGGGTATTTGCTGATGGCATTGGCTTCAGGTATGAATTTCCGCGACAGACCGGCTTAAAATATTTTATAGTTTCAAACGAGCTTACCTCCTTCAACATGGCCGGCGATCACAAAACCTTTTGGATCCCTGGTGATTATGACAGCAACGAATACTTGTACACCACCTCTAAATTAAGCGAGATTGACAACAAACCTGTTGTCGACGCCGCAACATCCATCGCCGTGCGCGTAGCACCTGATCGTTACGCCGTACAAACCCCTTTGATGATGAAGAGTGCGGATGGTCTTTACATTAATATTCATGAGGCCGCCCTGATCGACTTTCCGGCCATGCAATTGCATGTTGACCGGAGTAATTACAGCCTCACCGCGAATCTCGTTCCTGACGCCGTTGGCAACAAAGCTTATGTACATGCTCCCTTCAAAACGCCCTGGCGAACCATTATTGTAAGCGACAAGGCAGCAGATATACTTTCGTCAAAATTGATACTGAACCTAAACGAGCCATCAAAAATTGAGAACACGTCGTGGATAAAACCCATGAAATTCGTTGGCGTTTGGTGGGAAATGCAGACCGGAAAAAGCACCTGGAATTACGCCAACGATGCCGACACGCTGGATGCGTACGGGCGGTTAATACCAAATGGCAGGCATAGCGCCAACACAACCAATGTAAAAAAATATATAGATTTTGCTGCTGCTAACGGTATAGCCGGCGTTTTGGTAGAAGGCTGGAATACCGGCTGGGAAGATTGGTTTGGCAATTGGAAAGAACATGTGTTCAGCTTCGTGACCCCCTACCCTGATTTTGACGTTAAGGAACTTAGCCGCTATGCGGCATCAAAAGGTGTTAACATCATTATGCATAATGAAACATCAGGTTCGGCAACGGATTATGAACGACAAATGGATACTGCTTATCGCTTCATGAATAAGTTCGGCTATACCTCAGTTAAGACGGGTTACGTAGGAAAGATCATCCCCCGCGGCGAGCATCACGACGGGCAATGGATGATCGAACATTACCTCAGGGTAGCACAAAAGGCGGCCGACCACCATATCATGCTCGACGCCCACGAGCCTGTGCGGCCAACCGGCTTACAGCGTACTTATCCTAACTGGCTGGCAAGTGAAGCAAGCCGCGGTAACGAATACAACGCATTTGCCGAAGGCAATACGCCCGAACATGAGACCATAATGCCGTTTACCCGGTTCATCGGCGGGCCGATGGACTACACACCGGGCATTTTCAAAATAAAAGGTTATTCCAACGTTCCCGGTCGGCAGGTACACACTACATTAGCCAAGCAACTGGCTTTATATGTGGTATTGTACAGTCCACTTCAAATGGCTGCCGACCTGCCAGAGAATTACGCGCAACACATGGATGCATTCCAGTTTATAAAAGATGTAGCTGTTGACTGGGACGATACCAAAATATTAGAGGCCGAACCCGGCGATTACATCACGACGGCACGTAAAGCAAAAGACACACCCGACTGGTACATCGGTGCGTTAATAGATGAGAACAGCAGAAGCAGCACCATATCTCTTAACTTCCTTGATAAAGGCACTAAATATGTTGCCACTGTTTATGCTGATGCAGATAATGCTGACTGGAAGGATAACCCGGAAGCCTATAAGATCACCAAATACCTTGTTGATTCAAATACCAAAGTCAAGCTAACGCTTGCAAAAGGCGGTGGTGCGGCAATAAGTATCAAACCCGTTACTACTACAGATAAGGGGTTGAAAAAGTACAAATAG
- a CDS encoding response regulator, whose protein sequence is MSKLILIDDEPIFHKIVQMTLKHSELSNKATYSMDGEAVLDYLEEKSSETTSLPDYIFVDLYMPRFSGWDFLNRFQQIYQSLKKNVNIYIVSSSIDPRDIDRSKTYPFATTFISKPVMKEVFEGISIA, encoded by the coding sequence ATGAGCAAGCTGATTTTGATAGACGACGAACCTATCTTTCATAAGATAGTTCAAATGACGCTTAAACATAGCGAACTTTCAAACAAAGCCACTTATAGCATGGATGGCGAGGCGGTACTTGACTATCTGGAGGAGAAAAGTTCCGAGACTACCTCATTACCTGATTACATTTTCGTCGACCTGTACATGCCCCGTTTCAGCGGCTGGGATTTTTTGAATCGTTTTCAACAGATTTATCAAAGCCTGAAAAAGAATGTCAATATCTACATTGTATCCTCTTCGATAGATCCACGCGACATCGACCGTTCTAAAACCTATCCATTTGCCACCACTTTTATTTCAAAACCTGTGATGAAAGAGGTATTTGAAGGCATCAGCATAGCCTGA